DNA from Pseudomonas mendocina:
CGAAAGACGGCAAGTCTAACGCGAATCGCCACCTCGATGCCGACGCGCCAATGAACAGGTTGGCAAATGTCCCGATACGCGGTTGTCAGCCTGACCGGTGATCCGTATAAACCGCAACGCCGGAGCATTCATGATGAATGCCCAAGGGAAAGCACTGCCACAAGGAGGTTTCATGGAGGCGCTCATCATTGCGGCGATGGTATTTTTCATCATCGTCAGGCTCCTTAACTCGGTCAGCGGCACGGAAGAAGAACTTCACGTGGATGTCTCAGGCCGCCATGCGCGCATCACGCCCACAGACGCCGCACAAATCAATCGCATCAGCATACTGAGCCTCAGCGCACCGGAGCTGGCCTTGCAGGTCGCCTCCCGCCTGTGGGGAGATGCCTGGCAAATCGCTCATGTTTCGCTCTGCAGCGTACTGCTGAAGCTGGATAGGGAGGAGGACGCGCTAAAACTGCTCTCACATCTCGAAGCGCCCTACGCCCAGAACGCCCTGGTAGAGATGCTGCAGTACCTGCTGGAGAACGGGCAGAGGGACAAGGCGCTCGAGATAAAGAATCGCCTGGGTGCAGATCTCTCCAGCCTACCGCTGCTGCATGCCGAACTGCTGCTGGCCGAGGGAAAAGCAGATGGGGCACGTAGCGTATTGGCTGCCCTGACCCAGGATGATCAGCTCGATGCCGACCAACTGATCGCTCTCGCGCGCCTGCAGCAATGCAGCGATATGCCCGATGCAGCGCAGGCGAGCCTTGCCAAGGCTGAGGCTGCATTAAATACCGAAGAACAGCGCTCGCTTATCGAGTGGCGCCCCTTCATGCAGGCGCTGGCCGAATTTCAGCGCTATCCGGAACTGCTTCAACTCGCCGAACGGAGCGAGGAAGACAAGCGCTACATCGCGCAGTTGCTATTGGACAAAGGGCAGTACGAGCACACCTTGACCTTGCTGGGCTCCGTCGACTCCGCCGCCGCTTACCTGCTGGATTACGAAAAGCTGCTCGCTCAATTGCTGCATGACCAGCGCCATGATCTGGCACAACAGCTGTTGCTCAACTCGACCGGAAGCACCCACTCGATCCTGCTGGAGCACTATCTGGACTGGTATGTCCGGCAAGGCGATACCCGGCAAGCGCAAAAACTGCTGGACGATGAAGCATCGCGTCTGGAGCCCGCCACGCTCAACTGGCTCATGCTCAACCTGGCGCAGCGCCATTGCGAAAGCCAGCACTATTGGACGGGAGATCTGCTACGCCAGTCGGATCGCCTGGTGAGCAGTCGCAGAGGACAGCCGGAGTGGCCATTCATGCGCCTGCTCTACCTGCAACACCTGCTAAAAGAGCAAGCCAAGCGCCCCTTGAGCCAGCGCGATAGCTGGACGATCCGCAATCATCTGGAAGAAATCGCCAAACTGCACGCCCAACTCGAATTCGACGACGCACTATCCGAGCGCATTCATCACTGTGAATTACTGCAGACACTCGGCGAGCCGGAGCAGGCTCGGACACTGGCGAAAGAGATCGAACGACAACTGCGCGATGCGCAGTTCCAGGAAGAGGACGATAGAAGTTTCTACTGCGATGAATTCGTCACAGTCCTGATCAAGCTTGGCGAGCTGGACACTGCCAGGAAACTGTTTGAGGAGGGCCTGACCAGCGACTGGCAGGAGGAGCCGTTGCTACAGGCTTATGTCGAAGCAGATCGACTGGAAGAAGCCGTGGAGCAGATCAGCTTCAAAACGCTTATCGGGCACGCTGACGCCCCCATAAACGCGCTACATCAACGTATCGTGCACCTGGCCGAGCAAGACAAACAACGCAGCCAACACCTGCAGCAGCGCTTGTTCGAGCGCCTGAATGACGACACCACCTGGAAATCCTGGGGCATGCTTAGCCAAGGTCAGCGCAACGAAACCGAGGCCTCGACCTAGAGGCGCGCCAGTAGCGCCTCCAGCGCCTGCTCCGGCGCCTCGCGCCATAGGCCGTAACTCAGCGGCAGGGTTTCCAACCCTGCCCGCGCCAGCACCAGGTAGCGCTCCAGTTCGAGAAAGCCCTCGCCCTCCCCCGGAAAGCCGATCAGGTCGATGGCCAGGCACTTGTCGCCGCGCCGGCAGAAGATATCCAGCACCAGCCCGGCCAGCGGGTAGTGATTCCAGGTGGTCACCCCTTTGGCCTGCAACGCCTCGCACAATTGGCTCCGCGCCGCATCAGTAGCGCCGGGTTGCCAGGCGGCGCCCGGTATCTCCAGCGACTCCAGATAGCGACGTAGCAGGTGCGTGGCAGGCAACTGGCGTTCGTCGCCACTGAACAGCAGCACCTGGCGTTCGCGAGCGCGGGTGATGGCGACGTTGAACAGGTCGGCGCGATTGAGGTAGGCCGCAGCCTGGCTCGATTCGCGGTCGATGGCGAAACTGAGGATCATCAGGTCGCGCTCTTCACCCTGGAAGCCATAGGGCGTGTCCACCAGCAGGCGAAATTCACGCAGCTGCTCCAACGGCAGCGTTTCACCGACGCGCTTGCGGATCAGCTCGACCTGATCACGAAACGGCGACAACACGCCGACGCTGGGCTTGAGTGGGCTGCCACGGTACTCGGCCAGGTGCGCCTCGAGCAGCGCCATTACCCGAGCCACTTCCACCTCGTTGGCGCCATTGCGCCCGCGTTGGCCATCCAGCCGCTGCAACTGCAGGCTGTCGCAACCCTGGCTGCCGGGGCGCTCCTTCATCACCCGCAGGCGGCGGTCGTAGAACATCTCGTTGCTGAAACGGATCAGCGCCGGGCGGCTGCGGAAGTGTTCGTCGAGAAACACCACCGCTTCCTGGCTGGCCAACTGCTGGCCGACCAGATCGAGCACGCTGTTGTCGCGGTAGCTCCAGGCCTCGCGCTCCTTGGCCTGCAGACTGGCGCGCTGCAACAGCTGCACCTCGCGCGCACGGGAAAGGAAGGAGATATGTCGCAGCTGGCGTATGTCACCGGTGACCACGGCGCGCTTGCAGCGCTGGAAGGCCGGCAGCGCCGAGGCGATATCGCACTGGGTCGCCTCGTCCATCACCATCACGTCGAACAGCTCGGGGCGCAGCGGCAGCAGGCGGTGCAGCTCGTCCAGCGTCACCACCCAGATCGGGAAGGCAGCCAGCAGGCGTGCCGGGTCGATATCCTCGAACAGGGCCAACTGGCGCTGCGAGTTGCGCGCGCGGATGGCCTGGTTGTACCGCACGAACAGCGCCCGGTCGCTGAGCAGCAGGCGCTTGAGGTTCAACGCCCGATGGCTGTTGAGGTGCTCGCGGCTGAGGCGCTGGCGGCGTTGCTGACAATCGCGCAGCTCATCGAGCAGCACCCAGGGGCGCACGCTGCTGCCAATGCGCTTGCGCACCCAGGGCACCTGCAGCCAGCGACGCCAGAACACCAGGCTACCGCGCTCGGCGCGCAACAGCAGGCGACTCCAGCGCACCGCCTGTTCGCAGCGCTCACGAAAATCCGCCGACAGCCGTCGTTCGGCCTGGGTAAGCACCTGCAACTCGCTGCGCTGACGCTCCTCGGCCTGCTCGGAAACGTTCTCGAACTCGCCCTGCAGCAGGCGTTCCAGGCGCTCGCGCAGGGCCTGACGCAGGCTCTGACCATCGCCTTCGAGCACACCGTCACGCAGGCCGAAGTCCTCGCGCAGCTTCTGCGCGATAACCCGTACCGCCTGGGCGCTGCGGCTGACCAGCAGCACGCTCTCGCCCTGCAGGTAACGATCCAGCGCCAGCGCCGCCAGGCTGTAGCTCTTGCCGGTGCCTGGCGGCCCGGAAATCTGGCTGAGGGGATAGCGCGCGGCATTGTCCAACGCCCGGCACTGGGCAGTGCTGAGCTGCGCCGGCAAGCGTTGCGGCGTGCTGCTTGAACCGGCGAGCTGAACCGGCGGCGTCTCACCGAGCAGTTGCAACAACGCAGGAGATAGATGCGGCGCCTCGTGCAGCAGTTGCAGCTCGTGGGCGATACCACGGCTGCCG
Protein-coding regions in this window:
- a CDS encoding DEAD/DEAH box helicase, with translation MSDQHARQLIGFYRSCYLADSRDLDLDNLGKLPAQRWTWLDGREELASGSLSLLPLSADVGRTLAEAQALYQRELQLVYGVLPVCGRLQLEQGGSQAICGPLFYYEASLQPTEDGNGHLLGIDVQRAHGNWRLLRRLFDDSQGGEIDGLPLPVEALDIAGLGELLAWVERHTLVREVAAAAGFPALASADELAQAQRRRSLSLLPGAFVALVPRGSGSRGIAHELQLLHEAPHLSPALLQLLGETPPVQLAGSSSTPQRLPAQLSTAQCRALDNAARYPLSQISGPPGTGKSYSLAALALDRYLQGESVLLVSRSAQAVRVIAQKLREDFGLRDGVLEGDGQSLRQALRERLERLLQGEFENVSEQAEERQRSELQVLTQAERRLSADFRERCEQAVRWSRLLLRAERGSLVFWRRWLQVPWVRKRIGSSVRPWVLLDELRDCQQRRQRLSREHLNSHRALNLKRLLLSDRALFVRYNQAIRARNSQRQLALFEDIDPARLLAAFPIWVVTLDELHRLLPLRPELFDVMVMDEATQCDIASALPAFQRCKRAVVTGDIRQLRHISFLSRAREVQLLQRASLQAKEREAWSYRDNSVLDLVGQQLASQEAVVFLDEHFRSRPALIRFSNEMFYDRRLRVMKERPGSQGCDSLQLQRLDGQRGRNGANEVEVARVMALLEAHLAEYRGSPLKPSVGVLSPFRDQVELIRKRVGETLPLEQLREFRLLVDTPYGFQGEERDLMILSFAIDRESSQAAAYLNRADLFNVAITRARERQVLLFSGDERQLPATHLLRRYLESLEIPGAAWQPGATDAARSQLCEALQAKGVTTWNHYPLAGLVLDIFCRRGDKCLAIDLIGFPGEGEGFLELERYLVLARAGLETLPLSYGLWREAPEQALEALLARL